One uncultured Gellertiella sp. genomic window carries:
- the betI gene encoding transcriptional regulator BetI → MPKTGMEPIRRKALVDAALKAIGDHGSLSVTMSEIARQAGVSPALAHHYFGSKEQLLIETMRSLLRQLHDEVVDELKRAETPRARLSAIIRTNFNAGQFAPATIAAWLAFYVEAQRSEETRRLLVVYARRLHSNLHGALKALVPGEDARRIAEGTAAMIDGLYIRQGLRSAPVSIEASISLTEDYLNAQLSRCGHKGMRA, encoded by the coding sequence ATGCCGAAAACTGGAATGGAACCGATCCGCCGCAAGGCGCTGGTGGATGCCGCGCTGAAGGCGATCGGCGATCACGGCTCGCTGTCCGTCACCATGTCGGAAATCGCCCGTCAGGCGGGCGTCTCGCCTGCCCTTGCCCATCACTATTTCGGCAGCAAGGAACAGCTGCTGATCGAGACCATGCGCTCGCTGCTGCGCCAGCTGCATGACGAGGTGGTGGACGAGCTGAAGCGGGCCGAAACCCCGCGCGCCCGGCTGTCGGCGATCATCCGCACCAATTTCAATGCCGGGCAGTTTGCGCCTGCGACGATTGCCGCCTGGCTTGCCTTCTATGTCGAGGCGCAGCGCTCGGAAGAAACCCGGCGGCTGCTGGTCGTCTATGCTCGCCGCCTGCATTCCAATCTCCATGGGGCGCTGAAGGCGCTGGTGCCCGGCGAGGATGCCCGGCGGATTGCCGAGGGCACCGCCGCGATGATCGACGGGCTCTATATCCGCCAGGGACTGCGCTCGGCCCCTGTGAGCATCGAGGCCTCGATCAGCCTGACCGAGGATTATCTGAATGCGCAGCTGTCACGCTGCGGGCACAAGGGGATGAGGGCATGA
- a CDS encoding DUF1344 domain-containing protein, which translates to MRIFARLCLALSLLLPLPGLAGASAKREWVGGTILLITRTMILLSDGRTYVFPREQDLSLDGFMTGTMVRIIYVQIGARRVIKDVDYLR; encoded by the coding sequence ATGCGTATTTTCGCCCGCCTGTGCCTTGCCCTCAGCCTCTTGCTGCCATTGCCCGGCCTTGCCGGAGCATCGGCAAAGCGGGAATGGGTGGGTGGCACCATCCTTCTCATCACCCGCACCATGATCCTGCTCAGCGATGGCAGGACCTATGTTTTTCCCCGGGAACAGGACCTCAGCCTTGACGGGTTCATGACCGGCACCATGGTGCGGATCATTTATGTCCAAATTGGCGCGCGCCGCGTGATCAAGGATGTCGATTACCTGCGCTGA
- a CDS encoding DUF1344 domain-containing protein, with product MRKLLTSFVLVAAVGASSAAFAATSSGSITAVSPHMLKLSDGQTYSFSPKLKVKGLKIGQKVTVTFDVANKKNVATAVTPAK from the coding sequence ATGCGGAAACTTCTGACTTCATTCGTGCTTGTCGCTGCCGTCGGCGCATCGTCTGCCGCCTTTGCCGCCACATCCAGTGGCAGCATCACGGCGGTATCCCCGCACATGCTGAAGCTCAGCGATGGCCAGACCTATAGTTTCTCTCCCAAGCTCAAGGTCAAGGGCCTGAAGATCGGCCAGAAGGTTACGGTGACCTTCGACGTTGCCAACAAGAAGAACGTTGCAACGGCCGTTACCCCGGCGAAGTGA